From one Argonema galeatum A003/A1 genomic stretch:
- a CDS encoding WD40 repeat domain-containing protein: MSNLISLTKKLFHQPWQGTLSDYVTAITWSPDNQTLAAVSGAGEVALWVEGNLTLLQTADGQSVDCLAFSKDGKFLAAGGQNGQVKIWRLRSGETELLTTLENAPNWVDKLAWNPTCNELAFSMGRYVQVWDAEVGEVVVTLNFETSSVLSMAWHPSGQQLAIAGHQGIKVWDTKYWDEDPEILVVSATSLAIAWSLDGKFIASGNLDNTITVWQWNNPQPWLMRGFPGKIRAVTWSEAVTGIGYPLLAVATALSVIIWEKDADESAGWQGRALDIHDGIVQAISFQPGNFLLASAAEDGVVCLWQKAKQLVQTLPGAAKGFSCLAWHPQGNKLAAGGTNGELLVWSKVTRTQGFGKAIIS, from the coding sequence ATGTCTAATTTAATCAGCCTTACGAAAAAGTTATTCCACCAACCTTGGCAAGGAACACTCTCAGATTACGTCACTGCTATTACTTGGTCGCCGGATAATCAAACCTTAGCCGCAGTTTCTGGTGCTGGGGAAGTTGCGCTGTGGGTGGAAGGAAATTTAACTTTATTGCAAACTGCTGATGGTCAATCTGTAGATTGTCTTGCCTTTTCCAAAGATGGCAAATTTTTAGCTGCTGGCGGTCAAAACGGACAGGTAAAAATTTGGCGCTTGCGGTCAGGAGAAACAGAACTACTTACAACTCTAGAAAATGCGCCTAACTGGGTGGATAAATTAGCTTGGAATCCCACTTGTAATGAACTAGCCTTTAGTATGGGGCGCTACGTGCAGGTTTGGGATGCCGAGGTGGGAGAAGTTGTCGTTACGCTTAATTTTGAGACATCCTCAGTATTAAGTATGGCTTGGCATCCAAGCGGACAACAACTTGCGATCGCAGGTCATCAGGGTATCAAAGTTTGGGATACTAAATATTGGGATGAAGACCCGGAAATTTTAGTAGTATCTGCTACCAGTTTAGCGATCGCCTGGTCGCTTGATGGCAAATTCATCGCTTCCGGCAATCTCGATAACACCATTACAGTTTGGCAGTGGAACAACCCCCAACCCTGGTTAATGCGCGGCTTTCCTGGTAAAATAAGAGCCGTTACTTGGTCAGAAGCAGTAACAGGAATAGGCTATCCTTTATTAGCAGTAGCCACCGCACTCAGCGTTATCATCTGGGAAAAGGACGCCGATGAGTCAGCAGGTTGGCAAGGACGAGCTTTAGATATCCACGATGGAATAGTGCAGGCAATTTCCTTCCAACCAGGTAATTTTCTCCTCGCTTCCGCCGCCGAAGATGGTGTCGTGTGTCTCTGGCAAAAAGCCAAACAACTCGTCCAAACTCTCCCAGGCGCAGCAAAAGGGTTTTCCTGTCTCGCTTGGCATCCCCAAGGCAATAAACTGGCAGCAGGTGGTACGAATGGCGAATTGCTAGTTTGGTCAAAAGTCACCCGCACTCAAGGATTTGGAAAGGCTATAATCAGCTAA
- a CDS encoding CobW family GTP-binding protein, producing the protein MVNAATTDFVPVTVLTGYLGAGKTTLLNRILTHEHGKKVAVIVNEFGEVGIDNQLIINADEEIFEMNNGCICCTVRGDLIRIIANLMKRRHKFDHLVIETTGLADPAPVIQTFFVDEDMRTQLQLDAVVTVVDAKHIWEHWDADEAQEQIAFADVILINKTDLVTPEQLDELEKRIRTMNVMAKIYRTRNSELEMDALLGVQAFDLNRALSIDPNFLGEDTHQHDETVYSVALVESGAVNGEKLNDWLGELLRTQGTDIFRMKGILNVAGEDNRFVFQGVHMLFEGKRDRPWKRNETRKNELVFIGRNLDEAKLREDFRQCLI; encoded by the coding sequence TCGTACCCGTAACGGTTCTGACTGGCTATCTGGGTGCGGGTAAAACCACCCTACTCAATCGCATCCTGACTCACGAACACGGCAAGAAGGTAGCCGTGATTGTCAACGAGTTCGGAGAAGTGGGTATCGATAATCAGTTAATTATCAATGCCGATGAAGAAATTTTTGAAATGAACAACGGTTGTATTTGCTGTACCGTTCGAGGCGATTTAATTCGGATTATCGCCAACTTGATGAAACGCCGTCATAAATTCGACCATCTGGTAATTGAAACAACTGGTTTGGCTGACCCAGCGCCGGTAATTCAAACCTTCTTCGTAGATGAAGATATGCGTACCCAGTTGCAGTTGGATGCTGTAGTAACGGTAGTGGATGCCAAGCATATCTGGGAACATTGGGATGCGGATGAAGCGCAGGAACAAATTGCTTTTGCCGATGTGATTTTAATTAATAAAACTGATTTGGTGACGCCAGAACAGTTGGATGAATTAGAAAAGCGGATTCGGACGATGAATGTAATGGCTAAAATCTACCGCACCCGCAATTCTGAATTAGAAATGGATGCGCTTTTGGGTGTGCAAGCATTTGATTTGAATCGCGCTTTGTCAATCGATCCCAACTTTTTGGGTGAAGATACTCACCAACATGATGAAACGGTGTATTCTGTGGCTTTGGTAGAATCTGGTGCAGTTAATGGGGAAAAGTTGAACGATTGGTTAGGGGAATTACTGCGAACTCAAGGAACAGATATCTTTCGCATGAAAGGGATTCTGAATGTTGCTGGTGAAGATAATCGCTTTGTTTTCCAAGGCGTACATATGTTATTTGAAGGTAAGCGCGATCGGCCCTGGAAACGCAACGAAACCCGTAAAAACGAATTAGTCTTCATCGGTCGCAATTTAGACGAAGCCAAATTAAGAGAGGATTTTCGCCAATGTCTAATTTAA